In one window of Pseudodesulfovibrio sediminis DNA:
- a CDS encoding glycosyltransferase family 9 protein, whose protein sequence is MTLKPILLLQMQRMGDLILSYPLMLWLSRRYPGHPIFVAAEETFFKPLMKLSPAVTYFPWSGANVLKQHDYALVINLSIQKKAAQLAEEVSAEHKLGPVQSADSATFVHGDWQLYRTSLVKNNGFNRYHWADLNGLDAIPFKQIVDTRFDNPRTMHGSNKVGLFLGASDEAKRPSVEFWGTLVDELHRRDLRPVLFGGPMETGLGEAVVKQAKGPALNMCGKLGLEELGIVGQTLGLFITPDTGPMHLAAWTGLRCLNLSLGNVNPWETGPYGPGHHVLRADLDCAKGCWSCSRQRLYCHDPFKPARVAILANRILAGDGPDQLAGLDLPGLTLFQTARSDLGLYHLNRLDAVQPDEERLISRFWQTFFGHHFGLWDDTRQVAAWADLTAEAGQTAEAIRAHVPEMGRQFKHGLKNGSILEEAFWAKSPATVKPLTGYAHMLLENTDYSRLGWIKVMELLERLIAACA, encoded by the coding sequence ATGACTCTGAAACCGATACTCCTCCTTCAGATGCAGCGGATGGGCGACCTGATTCTCTCCTATCCCCTCATGCTCTGGCTCAGCCGCCGCTATCCCGGGCACCCCATTTTCGTGGCGGCCGAGGAGACATTTTTCAAACCGCTCATGAAACTCTCACCCGCGGTCACCTATTTCCCCTGGTCCGGGGCGAATGTGCTCAAGCAGCACGACTACGCTCTGGTAATCAATCTCTCCATCCAGAAAAAAGCGGCCCAACTGGCCGAAGAGGTCTCTGCCGAACACAAGCTCGGCCCGGTCCAATCCGCGGACAGCGCCACTTTCGTTCACGGCGACTGGCAGCTCTACCGGACCTCGCTGGTCAAGAACAACGGGTTCAACCGCTACCACTGGGCCGACCTCAACGGGCTGGACGCGATCCCGTTCAAGCAGATCGTGGACACCCGTTTCGACAATCCGCGCACCATGCACGGCAGCAACAAAGTGGGACTGTTCCTCGGAGCAAGCGACGAGGCAAAACGCCCGTCGGTCGAGTTCTGGGGAACACTGGTGGACGAACTGCATCGACGAGACCTGCGCCCGGTCCTGTTCGGCGGCCCCATGGAAACAGGGCTTGGCGAAGCTGTGGTCAAACAGGCAAAAGGCCCGGCCCTGAACATGTGCGGCAAGCTCGGGCTGGAGGAACTCGGTATCGTGGGCCAGACACTCGGTCTGTTCATCACACCGGATACCGGCCCCATGCATCTGGCCGCGTGGACCGGACTCAGGTGTCTGAATCTCTCGCTGGGGAACGTCAATCCATGGGAGACCGGTCCCTATGGCCCGGGACACCACGTACTCCGCGCAGACCTTGACTGCGCCAAAGGGTGCTGGTCCTGCTCCCGCCAGAGGCTGTACTGCCATGATCCCTTCAAACCTGCCCGTGTGGCTATCCTTGCCAACCGCATACTGGCCGGTGACGGGCCGGACCAACTCGCCGGACTCGACCTGCCCGGCCTGACCCTGTTCCAGACCGCCCGTTCGGACCTCGGCCTCTATCACCTCAACAGACTCGATGCGGTCCAACCAGACGAAGAACGACTCATCTCCCGATTCTGGCAAACCTTTTTCGGCCATCACTTCGGGTTGTGGGACGACACCCGCCAGGTCGCGGCCTGGGCCGATCTGACCGCCGAAGCCGGACAGACAGCCGAAGCCATACGCGCCCATGTGCCGGAGATGGGCCGCCAGTTCAAGCATGGCCTGAAAAACGGCTCCATCCTTGAAGAGGCATTCTGGGCCAAGAGTCCCGCCACGGTCAAACCGCTCACCGGCTATGCCCACATGCTGCTGGAAAACACCGACTATTCACGCCTTGGATGGATCAAGGTCATGGAGCTGCTCGAAAGGCTTATCGCGGCCTGCGCCTAA
- a CDS encoding CgeB family protein: protein MQDALTTWPKFRSQHPRILLLTSQYFLIGELEAACKRLGVEHLFLDLGTKEMDLDTFVTQMTDVLTTFKPDFVLTVNHLGVDREGILAQLLNRYDVPLASWFVDNPHLILNAYQHLFEARTALFTWDADTIDSLGRMGFKHVFHLPLGADPSRLTPRRTVPVDVWRAPISFVGNSMLTKTVKRLEAARPTERLLQNGITMAREFSDSGEPLAEAFLYKNHPELVPEFEALLHPARKQAYLTFITWQATLLYRLDCVARILPFAPLIVGDPGWQSLLKDADGWRYHPELSYYDDLPDFYPLSKINFNCTSQQMKGAVNQRVFDVPTCNAFLLTDHRKQMEDLFEPETEIVFYRHPDAIPGLIERYLHDDVARQRVAAAARKRVLAQHTYDHRMTSLMESMRQTFG from the coding sequence ATGCAAGACGCCCTCACCACATGGCCCAAATTCCGGTCTCAACACCCCCGCATACTCCTGCTCACCAGCCAGTATTTTCTCATTGGCGAGCTTGAGGCGGCCTGCAAGCGCCTTGGCGTGGAGCATCTGTTTCTGGACCTCGGCACCAAGGAAATGGATCTCGACACGTTCGTGACGCAGATGACCGATGTGCTGACCACGTTCAAGCCGGACTTCGTGCTCACGGTAAACCACCTGGGCGTGGACCGGGAAGGGATACTGGCCCAACTGCTGAACCGGTACGACGTGCCGCTGGCCTCCTGGTTCGTGGACAATCCGCACCTCATTCTCAACGCCTATCAGCATCTCTTCGAAGCCCGCACCGCCCTGTTCACCTGGGACGCCGACACCATCGACTCTCTCGGCCGGATGGGCTTCAAGCATGTCTTTCACCTGCCGCTGGGCGCTGACCCCAGCCGACTCACGCCCCGCCGCACCGTGCCTGTGGATGTATGGCGCGCCCCCATTTCCTTTGTGGGCAACTCCATGCTGACCAAGACCGTCAAGCGACTGGAGGCGGCCCGCCCCACAGAGCGACTCCTTCAGAACGGCATCACGATGGCCCGTGAGTTCAGCGACTCGGGAGAACCGCTGGCAGAAGCGTTCCTGTACAAGAACCACCCGGAGCTCGTCCCGGAATTCGAGGCACTGCTCCACCCGGCACGCAAACAGGCGTATCTGACCTTCATCACCTGGCAGGCCACCCTGCTCTACAGACTGGATTGCGTGGCGCGCATCCTGCCCTTCGCCCCCCTCATCGTGGGGGATCCGGGCTGGCAGTCCCTGCTCAAGGACGCCGACGGCTGGCGGTATCACCCGGAGTTGTCCTATTATGACGACCTGCCGGATTTTTATCCCCTGTCCAAGATCAACTTCAACTGCACCAGCCAGCAGATGAAGGGCGCGGTCAATCAACGGGTCTTCGACGTGCCCACCTGCAACGCGTTCCTGCTCACCGACCACCGCAAACAGATGGAGGACCTGTTCGAACCGGAAACCGAGATCGTTTTCTACCGCCACCCGGATGCAATCCCCGGCCTGATCGAGCGGTATCTCCATGACGACGTCGCCCGCCAGCGCGTTGCCGCAGCCGCCCGCAAACGGGTCCTGGCGCAACACACCTACGACCACCGCATGACCAGTCTCATGGAATCCATGCGCCAGACCTTCGGATAA
- a CDS encoding sensor domain-containing diguanylate cyclase: protein MSVKIKLLLALTLILLSSFVVTSLINYTVTRDAVREELLNSSLPLTGKNIYSEIQTAMMRPIMVSSSMANDTFLKDWVLNGEKDEEEITRYLSRLKEKYNFITAFFVSATTDKYYYQDGILKEIGPRDPHDIWYYAFVRSKKEYNLDVDSNEAEGGTLTIFINFRVEDKNGRLLGVAGVGVNLSTALKLLAKARKEYHREIYLVDQDGLVQVHQDIRRIEKYYITKAGGIRDVAQAILSKHGEQVSTEYDWEQDHILLSARYIPELQWHLIVEQNEEDALTSARENMIRTLIVGGIASFLIIILCVVTINHFQSRLEKLVLTDPLTGAANRRALDSRFEQSAYKSDRYDAMFSAIIIDLNNFKKINDSYGHVMGDKVLKHVAGTMTSTVRPTDLLARWGGDEFIILMDGNTDDARVLATRIRAATSQTPFSFPVSFSYGIAQYEEGDDIDSLTQRADQMLYEAKARIPKTEGM, encoded by the coding sequence ATGTCGGTTAAAATAAAACTCCTACTCGCACTCACTCTGATCCTGCTGTCCTCCTTTGTCGTGACCAGCCTGATCAACTACACGGTCACACGTGACGCGGTGCGCGAAGAATTACTCAATTCCTCACTCCCCCTGACCGGCAAGAACATCTATTCCGAAATCCAGACTGCCATGATGCGCCCCATCATGGTCTCGTCGTCCATGGCCAATGACACCTTTCTCAAGGACTGGGTCCTCAATGGCGAAAAGGACGAAGAGGAAATTACCCGCTACCTCAGCAGACTCAAGGAAAAATACAACTTTATCACCGCGTTCTTCGTATCCGCCACCACGGACAAATATTATTATCAGGACGGTATTCTCAAGGAGATCGGACCACGCGACCCGCATGACATATGGTATTATGCGTTTGTTCGCTCAAAAAAAGAGTACAACCTGGACGTGGACAGCAACGAGGCTGAGGGCGGCACCCTGACCATCTTCATCAACTTCCGGGTGGAGGACAAGAATGGCAGGCTGCTCGGCGTGGCCGGAGTGGGCGTCAACCTGAGCACCGCCTTGAAACTGCTGGCAAAAGCACGCAAGGAATACCACAGGGAAATCTACCTGGTGGACCAGGACGGCCTGGTTCAGGTGCATCAGGATATCCGACGCATCGAGAAATATTACATCACGAAGGCAGGCGGGATCCGCGATGTGGCCCAGGCCATCCTGAGCAAACATGGTGAGCAAGTCAGCACCGAGTATGACTGGGAACAAGACCATATTCTGCTCTCGGCGCGGTATATTCCCGAGCTGCAATGGCACCTTATCGTCGAACAGAACGAAGAGGACGCCCTGACATCGGCCCGCGAAAACATGATCCGCACCCTGATTGTGGGTGGAATAGCGTCCTTCCTGATCATCATCCTGTGTGTCGTGACCATCAATCATTTCCAGAGCCGACTGGAAAAACTCGTTCTGACCGATCCGCTGACCGGAGCGGCCAACCGACGGGCGCTGGACTCCAGATTCGAACAATCCGCCTACAAAAGCGACCGCTATGACGCGATGTTTTCCGCCATCATCATCGACCTGAACAATTTCAAAAAGATCAACGACTCCTATGGACACGTGATGGGCGACAAGGTGCTCAAGCATGTGGCCGGGACAATGACCTCCACTGTCAGACCAACGGACCTGCTTGCCCGGTGGGGCGGAGACGAATTCATCATACTCATGGACGGCAACACCGATGACGCCAGGGTTCTGGCAACCCGCATCCGGGCCGCCACGAGCCAGACGCCCTTCAGTTTTCCGGTGTCTTTCAGTTACGGCATCGCCCAATATGAAGAAGGGGACGATATCGACTCCCTGACCCAGCGCGCCGACCAGATGCTCTACGAAGCAAAAGCCCGAATCCCGAAAACCGAAGGGATGTAG
- the dtd gene encoding D-aminoacyl-tRNA deacylase, whose translation MRIIIQRVSDAKVFVGDNVLGAIGTGLLVLVGFGGNDTADLPETPAWSKMLDKLLNLRIFPDDKGKMNRSLTDTSGDLLLISQFTLYADCKKGRRPSFTNACHPYIAESLYDRFVEDARKLAPGNFATGRFGAEMHLDFTNWGPVTMILDSDEL comes from the coding sequence GTGCGCATCATTATCCAGCGAGTCTCTGACGCCAAAGTCTTTGTGGGCGACAACGTCCTTGGTGCAATCGGGACCGGCCTCCTCGTGCTGGTGGGCTTTGGCGGTAACGACACCGCCGACCTGCCCGAAACCCCAGCCTGGTCCAAGATGCTCGACAAACTGCTGAACCTGCGCATCTTCCCGGACGACAAAGGCAAAATGAACCGCTCGCTCACGGATACGAGCGGCGACCTCTTGCTCATCTCCCAGTTCACGCTCTATGCGGACTGCAAAAAGGGACGGCGCCCCTCGTTCACCAATGCCTGTCATCCGTATATCGCCGAATCCCTATACGACCGGTTCGTGGAAGACGCCCGCAAACTCGCGCCCGGCAATTTTGCCACCGGCCGGTTCGGCGCAGAAATGCATCTGGATTTCACCAATTGGGGTCCGGTGACCATGATTCTGGATTCAGATGAACTTTAA
- the queD gene encoding 6-carboxytetrahydropterin synthase QueD: MAGKWRLTITQDFSSSHQLRNYGGKCENMHGHNFGVEVVVEGDKLDDRVEYLVDFKELKKRTKAILEKLDHKHINDVPPFTEINPSSENLAMFIYKEMVKTMPENISLVEVSVSEKDSSKASYWEE, encoded by the coding sequence ATGGCAGGAAAATGGCGTTTGACCATCACTCAGGATTTCTCGTCCTCGCACCAGCTGCGCAACTACGGCGGCAAATGCGAGAACATGCACGGCCACAACTTCGGTGTGGAAGTTGTCGTGGAAGGCGACAAGCTCGATGACCGCGTGGAATATCTCGTGGACTTCAAGGAGCTGAAAAAACGCACCAAGGCAATACTCGAAAAACTCGATCACAAACACATCAACGATGTGCCGCCCTTTACCGAGATCAACCCCTCCTCCGAAAATCTGGCCATGTTCATATATAAGGAAATGGTCAAGACCATGCCGGAGAACATCTCCCTGGTAGAGGTATCGGTATCGGAAAAGGACTCCTCCAAGGCGAGCTACTGGGAAGAATAG
- a CDS encoding nucleotide pyrophosphohydrolase, with product MDSLKELDERHRQFVIDRNWQQHQSPKNLVMALTGEVGELNELFMWLTVEESRKIEGETKQAVAEELADVLIYLTRIAGELDIDLVAAAHEKCEINERKYPADAFQDKPLRPHEYKNQHK from the coding sequence ATGGACTCACTCAAGGAACTGGACGAACGGCACAGACAATTCGTCATTGACCGCAACTGGCAGCAACACCAGTCGCCCAAGAATCTGGTCATGGCCCTGACCGGCGAGGTGGGCGAGCTCAACGAGCTGTTCATGTGGCTTACGGTGGAGGAAAGCCGGAAGATAGAAGGGGAAACAAAACAGGCCGTTGCCGAAGAGCTGGCCGATGTCCTCATCTACCTGACCCGCATTGCCGGGGAGCTGGACATTGATCTGGTTGCGGCTGCGCACGAAAAATGCGAGATCAACGAACGGAAATACCCGGCGGACGCATTTCAGGACAAGCCCCTGCGCCCGCACGAATACAAGAATCAACACAAATAG